A region of Cardinium endosymbiont of Sogatella furcifera DNA encodes the following proteins:
- the map gene encoding type I methionyl aminopeptidase — MIKIRTDSELKLLQRAGHIVALCHDTLKNAIQPGVHSLALDAIVEEIIRSNDAEPIFKGYRGFPNATCISINNGVVHGIPSKRPLQEGDIVAIDIGVKYKGYIGDSAWTYPVGKISDTQKFLLAHTERALWEGLRVIKAGIHLSTISHAIGQYVTQHKLSIVKELGGHGVGTMLHEPPQIPNYGKPHQGPILKAGMVLAIEPIVNLGHPAIKTLQDGWTIVTKDGKDSAHFEHTIAVEEEGYRVLTTLMADAGQ, encoded by the coding sequence ATGATAAAAATACGCACCGATTCTGAGCTAAAATTATTGCAACGAGCGGGTCATATTGTAGCGCTTTGTCATGATACTTTAAAAAATGCTATTCAACCAGGTGTGCATAGCCTTGCCTTAGATGCAATAGTCGAAGAAATCATCCGCAGTAATGATGCAGAGCCTATATTTAAGGGGTATCGTGGCTTTCCAAATGCTACTTGCATCTCGATTAATAATGGTGTAGTGCATGGTATACCCAGTAAGCGCCCCCTACAGGAGGGGGACATTGTGGCCATTGATATAGGTGTAAAATACAAGGGTTACATCGGAGATAGTGCTTGGACCTATCCTGTAGGGAAGATCTCTGATACGCAAAAATTTTTATTAGCGCACACTGAGAGAGCTTTATGGGAAGGACTCCGTGTCATTAAAGCAGGCATTCACCTTTCTACCATTTCTCATGCTATAGGTCAATACGTTACACAACATAAACTTAGCATTGTGAAGGAATTGGGCGGACACGGTGTGGGTACTATGCTGCACGAACCACCGCAGATTCCCAACTATGGAAAGCCCCACCAGGGACCTATTTTAAAAGCGGGCATGGTATTAGCTATAGAGCCTATCGTAAACCTTGGTCATCCAGCTATTAAAACTTTACAAGATGGTTGGACCATTGTCACGAAAGATGGAAAAGATTCTGCCCACTTTGAGCATACCATTGCTGTGGAAGAAGAAGGCTATAGGGTTTTAACTACTTTAATGGCAGACGCTGGGCAATAG
- the trmB gene encoding tRNA (guanosine(46)-N7)-methyltransferase TrmB, producing the protein MRQKRKRFAANKWLEQLIEPEKAIYNHIKGVWHALYFHNNHPITLEVGCGHGAYTIGLAKVFPERNFIGIDIKGDRLWKGAQEAKAYGLKNVAFLRAQATHLLDFFKEDEIAEVWLTFPDPRPKTRDIKRRLTSPRFLKLYETITIQGGRVHLKTDSSLLLGYTLDVLQQQGIAPCDYTKDVYGSTLIDYHFGIQTTYEKRFIAQGIQIHYLCFTLK; encoded by the coding sequence ATGAGACAGAAGCGCAAGCGTTTTGCAGCCAATAAATGGCTGGAACAGCTTATAGAACCAGAAAAAGCCATCTATAACCATATCAAAGGAGTATGGCATGCTTTATATTTTCACAACAACCATCCCATTACACTAGAAGTTGGTTGCGGCCACGGTGCCTATACCATTGGATTGGCTAAAGTATTTCCAGAAAGAAATTTTATAGGAATTGATATCAAGGGAGACCGGCTCTGGAAAGGGGCACAAGAAGCAAAAGCATATGGCTTAAAAAATGTTGCCTTTCTACGTGCGCAAGCCACCCATCTACTGGATTTTTTTAAAGAAGATGAAATAGCCGAGGTGTGGCTCACCTTTCCAGACCCTAGACCTAAAACCAGGGATATAAAACGTAGACTCACCAGTCCACGTTTTTTAAAGCTATATGAAACAATAACGATACAAGGAGGGCGCGTGCACTTAAAAACCGATAGCAGCTTGCTGTTGGGCTATACCTTAGATGTGCTCCAACAGCAAGGGATAGCACCATGTGACTATACAAAAGATGTATATGGTTCTACCTTAATAGATTACCATTTTGGCATTCAAACCACCTATGAAAAGCGATTTATAGCACAAGGAATTCAGATTCATTATCTATGCTTTACACTAAAATAA
- a CDS encoding DUF3488 domain-containing protein, which yields MSFILPFVILLILLLLRSSFTKERLAKLKPSDAIMGFIGCYVIGTTILDYVSGGFIYWYLFQFVVAISLIGYAIDAKQAIPSWKIGRRWLISVVVCLPVNVLWNWSGEIQPPFTFTLALSVAHLAVILCVLPLCISVRLVLIMLLVIVYALYRSGMDLLLSESGGFLISLLGLSLMIFFIIVYNKRKLAGYKHYGYYLSNKIQEKQIKEQKQRQAEFGLYADLETIRNNPKEAHACIDQVMKEVTQFISYLDNRPLYEEDLDLITKNFIIWDIFLKQRARSKNHIILMPTEVSLDELVRKLEMALELEGKERAMPKLLIEPKDAKLPEKIICDVSQMICLLVPVVLSIANLDASKDGLVRIRLHTTYLKYTLKDLSENKCHGEAWFPAIALVIGHGTIPEEALPKIRNYYQDVTAGSEFDWHSVAQKESEWTSIEKRSIERIIRTHYGYLQFPASHKRPILMVIPCNVSAVRDEMIARIAPSNASVTYKEFKESMAMLTKAYHKLCTLADMRTIVLDELFLLVRRCYGFRRHASGQLCYVRALGIAQLVAEWVPYQPRPVYFSLLYGLVRYTGLPLAYVKANYSMDVYCFVESIVAVNKRQEMEPCGLYVGNRLKRIINREQLFILCIKFAERLYDLRHAKDYIHLEEVKYMAQETLTIDIELGKKYLNAKIVEELVQAAHQALQVCEGVC from the coding sequence ATGTCATTTATTTTACCTTTTGTTATACTGTTAATTTTGTTGTTGCTGAGGTCTTCTTTTACGAAAGAAAGATTGGCTAAGCTTAAGCCAAGCGATGCTATAATGGGATTTATAGGGTGTTATGTGATAGGTACTACTATATTAGATTATGTAAGCGGAGGCTTTATCTATTGGTATCTATTTCAATTTGTTGTAGCTATTTCGCTTATAGGTTATGCCATTGATGCTAAGCAAGCCATTCCATCTTGGAAAATTGGTAGACGTTGGTTGATAAGTGTAGTTGTTTGTCTTCCTGTCAATGTACTTTGGAACTGGTCAGGCGAGATCCAACCTCCCTTTACTTTTACTTTAGCTTTATCTGTCGCACATTTGGCTGTGATCTTATGCGTGCTGCCCTTATGTATAAGTGTAAGGCTAGTATTGATTATGTTATTGGTAATTGTTTACGCTTTATATCGAAGTGGTATGGACTTATTATTATCGGAATCAGGTGGGTTTTTAATATCCTTGCTGGGATTAAGTCTAATGATTTTTTTCATTATTGTGTATAACAAGCGTAAGCTAGCGGGTTATAAACATTATGGCTACTATCTAAGTAATAAAATACAAGAAAAACAAATCAAAGAGCAAAAACAAAGGCAAGCGGAGTTTGGCTTATACGCTGATCTAGAAACGATTCGTAATAATCCAAAGGAAGCCCATGCTTGTATAGATCAGGTAATGAAAGAGGTGACACAATTTATCTCCTATTTAGATAATAGACCGTTGTATGAGGAAGATTTAGACCTCATTACCAAAAATTTTATTATTTGGGATATTTTTTTAAAGCAGCGGGCTAGGTCTAAAAATCATATCATCTTGATGCCTACTGAAGTGAGTCTGGATGAATTGGTTCGGAAGTTAGAGATGGCTTTAGAATTGGAAGGTAAGGAACGTGCTATGCCCAAGCTGTTGATAGAACCCAAAGATGCTAAGCTGCCTGAAAAGATCATATGTGATGTCAGCCAGATGATTTGCTTATTGGTTCCTGTTGTTTTAAGTATTGCCAATCTAGATGCTTCAAAGGATGGCTTGGTACGTATTCGGTTGCATACCACCTACTTAAAATATACGCTAAAGGATCTGTCCGAAAATAAATGCCATGGGGAAGCATGGTTTCCTGCTATAGCACTGGTCATTGGTCATGGGACTATTCCGGAAGAGGCATTGCCGAAAATTAGAAATTACTATCAAGATGTGACGGCAGGCAGTGAGTTTGATTGGCACAGTGTGGCGCAGAAAGAATCAGAATGGACTAGTATAGAAAAACGAAGCATAGAACGGATCATTCGTACCCATTATGGTTACTTGCAGTTTCCAGCTTCTCATAAAAGGCCTATACTTATGGTCATACCTTGTAATGTATCTGCTGTGCGTGACGAAATGATTGCTAGAATAGCGCCTTCGAATGCTTCTGTGACCTATAAGGAATTTAAAGAGTCTATGGCCATGTTGACGAAAGCATATCATAAGCTTTGCACATTGGCTGATATGCGTACAATTGTATTAGATGAGCTTTTTCTATTGGTAAGGCGTTGTTATGGTTTTAGACGGCATGCATCAGGACAGTTGTGTTATGTACGTGCGTTAGGTATTGCCCAACTGGTCGCAGAGTGGGTACCTTACCAGCCAAGACCAGTTTATTTCAGTCTGTTGTATGGTTTGGTACGTTATACAGGTTTGCCACTTGCTTATGTTAAAGCCAATTATAGCATGGATGTCTATTGCTTTGTGGAAAGTATTGTAGCGGTCAACAAGCGTCAAGAGATGGAGCCATGTGGCCTCTATGTGGGTAACCGTCTCAAACGTATTATTAACCGAGAACAACTTTTTATACTCTGCATTAAATTTGCTGAACGACTTTATGATTTGCGCCATGCCAAAGATTATATCCATTTGGAAGAGGTAAAATATATGGCCCAAGAAACGCTTACCATAGATATTGAACTTGGTAAGAAGTATTTAAATGCTAAAATTGTAGAAGAATTGGTGCAGGCAGCCCATCAAGCCTTACAGGTTTGCGAAGGTGTATGTTAG
- a CDS encoding esterase/lipase family protein: MFAPGFVQAKSVKNQGELVVLFHGLGNRAACFDTMKQALEQALPTASMVALTSMEGMQSIHLSIKEQAEASFKELASKVESLYDRSILLVGHSMGAQTAYAFFQANKDRLNIKGLVALGTPWEGVPGARVDAAMLAHHLNKPILDDLSTLSLSLGHPKTYLEEQLMANVQANQAVCLCPGGKDLMEDSDWLSEVKTSLRDETLDILAIGGGQSDFRALLNKKGAFRFKDLNNIYTFFVVGTKYPNLTDHHDMQIPLYSQHALNIVPKVNKKFKRVLIKDAFHSTHVLGIPVPRNKAMLSHPHVLYSVIRFAKRVLK, encoded by the coding sequence TTGTTTGCTCCAGGCTTTGTTCAAGCAAAGTCAGTTAAAAATCAGGGTGAGCTAGTGGTCCTATTTCATGGGTTAGGCAATCGTGCTGCTTGTTTTGATACGATGAAGCAGGCGCTGGAGCAGGCGTTGCCTACTGCTTCTATGGTTGCTTTGACTAGTATGGAAGGTATGCAAAGTATACATCTTTCTATAAAAGAACAAGCTGAAGCTAGCTTTAAAGAACTGGCCAGTAAAGTAGAGTCTTTATATGATAGATCTATTCTGTTGGTAGGCCATAGTATGGGTGCGCAAACTGCTTATGCGTTTTTCCAGGCAAATAAAGACCGTTTAAATATAAAGGGGTTGGTTGCGTTAGGTACCCCATGGGAAGGCGTTCCTGGTGCTAGGGTAGATGCCGCTATGCTCGCACATCATTTGAACAAACCTATTTTAGATGACCTCTCTACATTGTCGTTAAGCCTTGGTCATCCTAAAACATATCTTGAGGAACAGCTTATGGCGAACGTACAGGCGAACCAAGCGGTATGTCTTTGCCCTGGAGGTAAAGATTTGATGGAAGATAGTGATTGGTTATCTGAGGTTAAAACGTCGCTTCGTGATGAAACATTGGATATCCTAGCGATAGGAGGAGGGCAAAGTGATTTTAGAGCACTGCTTAATAAGAAAGGGGCGTTTCGGTTTAAAGATTTAAATAATATCTATACTTTTTTTGTAGTGGGCACAAAGTATCCTAACCTTACGGATCACCATGATATGCAGATTCCACTTTATAGTCAGCATGCACTGAATATTGTGCCTAAGGTCAATAAAAAATTTAAAAGAGTATTGATTAAAGATGCTTTTCATAGTACCCATGTTTTGGGGATACCTGTTCCAAGGAATAAGGCTATGTTGAGTCATCCTCATGTATTGTATAGCGTGATACGGTTTGCTAAACGCGTACTCAAATAA
- a CDS encoding ATP-dependent Clp protease proteolytic subunit, with translation MVGLNYNRWIVSWSFSFFTLLSTHHIGFAKTEKEKKVATVSPTTQNKSTDTDATDKASKAKLKSELEAENALERARIEQLHLKKELIRLNKEIKELLLLGNEIEDEKERQAHTKAMRLLNMKKERLTIELELAKVRFMKQMEQCDAQLIKLSKTIELEKGQTQLLQEKSHRLQAEMEALQAKAARDKHIHRKPIYLKDPLIKRSNTLVLSDRCIDLNGCITLWKANYIVDQIHYFNNKNSEWPIFLIIGNSPGGSAWAGWNILQAIEYSKAPVYVVVKTFAASMAALITTLATKSYAYPNAIILHHQPLSGVWGNVRETKEHYEHLNEVWKRLGGRVAKKMGISLKAFEQKLYEKSIYGDWREYGNHAQKLKWVDCVISGIKNSAVSSLPNSADYTFEKYLTEYYGFDTTKQKEQSEEAHYYHALAPHDFDYSYRPDKKAQMIDKR, from the coding sequence ATGGTAGGTTTAAATTATAATCGTTGGATAGTAAGCTGGAGCTTTTCTTTTTTTACATTGCTATCCACGCACCATATAGGATTCGCAAAAACGGAAAAAGAGAAAAAAGTAGCTACTGTCTCTCCTACTACACAAAACAAGTCCACTGATACAGATGCGACTGACAAAGCTAGTAAGGCTAAACTGAAAAGTGAGCTAGAAGCGGAGAATGCGCTTGAGCGGGCACGTATTGAGCAACTGCATCTTAAAAAGGAACTTATACGCTTAAATAAGGAGATAAAGGAGCTTCTACTATTGGGCAATGAGATAGAGGACGAAAAGGAGCGGCAAGCGCATACCAAAGCGATGCGTTTACTGAATATGAAAAAAGAAAGGCTAACCATTGAACTAGAGCTAGCGAAAGTTAGATTTATGAAACAAATGGAGCAATGTGATGCCCAATTAATTAAGCTAAGTAAAACCATAGAATTAGAAAAAGGGCAAACGCAGCTACTGCAAGAGAAGAGCCATCGGTTACAGGCAGAAATGGAGGCCTTACAAGCCAAAGCAGCACGTGATAAGCATATTCACAGAAAGCCTATTTACCTAAAAGACCCATTGATTAAGCGGAGTAATACATTGGTCCTCTCCGATCGATGTATTGATTTAAATGGTTGCATTACACTTTGGAAAGCAAATTATATTGTAGATCAAATTCACTATTTTAATAATAAAAATAGTGAATGGCCTATATTTCTGATCATCGGTAATTCTCCAGGCGGATCTGCATGGGCAGGGTGGAATATTTTGCAAGCGATAGAGTATAGTAAAGCACCTGTTTATGTGGTTGTAAAAACATTCGCAGCTTCTATGGCGGCTTTAATTACTACATTGGCTACTAAATCTTATGCTTATCCAAATGCGATCATCTTACATCATCAGCCTCTTTCCGGTGTTTGGGGCAATGTAAGAGAAACAAAGGAGCATTATGAGCACCTTAATGAAGTTTGGAAACGTTTAGGAGGAAGGGTAGCTAAAAAAATGGGGATATCCCTAAAAGCATTTGAGCAAAAGCTCTATGAGAAGTCTATCTATGGAGACTGGCGAGAATATGGTAACCATGCTCAAAAACTTAAATGGGTTGATTGTGTAATCAGTGGTATAAAAAATAGTGCGGTAAGCAGCCTGCCCAACTCAGCTGACTATACTTTTGAAAAATATCTAACAGAATATTATGGTTTCGATACAACGAAACAAAAAGAGCAATCAGAAGAAGCGCACTATTACCATGCCTTAGCACCTCATGACTTTGACTATAGCTACCGGCCTGATAAAAAGGCGCAGATGATAGATAAGCGATAA
- the rfbB gene encoding dTDP-glucose 4,6-dehydratase, translated as MQKLLITGGAGFIGSHCIQFFLKKYPHYYIVNLDKLTYAARISFALQERPNYHFVPGDVTNFWLVSELFQKFNFDGVIHFAAESHVDRSIVDPLLFMKTNVEGTGNLLHAAYRHWFQAPGQPQYPNHRFIYISTDEVYGALDADHRPYIETDTLAPSNPYSASKAAGECIVQGYAHTYGLYTVITRSTNNYGPHQYPEKLIPMVLENALQGQSIALHGDGSSIRDWLHVEDHCRAIDCVLHKGQSGQVYNIGANEARTNLEITSMICHMLDDLKPLSDRSYTSLIRFIADRIGQDRRYALDCTKIQETLGWAPCITLQEGLEQLVRGQIGQD; from the coding sequence ATGCAGAAGTTATTGATAACAGGTGGAGCTGGTTTTATAGGTTCACATTGTATTCAATTTTTTTTAAAAAAATATCCTCATTATTATATTGTTAATCTAGATAAGCTGACCTATGCGGCCCGTATATCTTTTGCACTGCAGGAGCGGCCTAACTATCATTTTGTTCCAGGAGATGTTACCAACTTTTGGTTGGTTTCGGAGTTGTTTCAAAAATTTAACTTTGATGGCGTTATTCATTTTGCTGCTGAATCACACGTAGATAGATCAATTGTTGATCCACTTCTTTTTATGAAGACCAATGTAGAAGGCACTGGGAATCTGTTGCATGCAGCTTATCGCCATTGGTTCCAAGCACCAGGTCAACCACAGTATCCCAATCATCGCTTTATATATATTTCTACGGATGAAGTTTATGGCGCACTAGATGCAGATCATAGGCCCTATATAGAAACCGATACCCTAGCGCCTAGTAACCCTTATAGTGCCAGTAAAGCTGCAGGGGAATGCATCGTACAGGGTTATGCCCATACGTATGGACTATATACAGTTATTACTCGTTCCACCAATAATTATGGTCCGCATCAATACCCAGAAAAACTTATTCCTATGGTCTTGGAAAATGCCCTACAAGGGCAATCTATTGCATTGCATGGAGATGGAAGTAGTATTCGAGATTGGTTGCATGTAGAGGACCACTGTAGGGCGATTGATTGCGTTTTGCATAAAGGCCAAAGTGGCCAAGTGTATAATATTGGCGCAAATGAAGCGCGCACCAATCTTGAAATCACATCGATGATTTGCCACATGTTAGACGATTTAAAACCACTCAGTGACAGGTCTTATACTTCTTTGATTCGTTTCATCGCTGATAGAATAGGCCAAGATAGGCGCTATGCCCTTGATTGTACAAAAATTCAGGAAACACTAGGCTGGGCACCATGTATTACCTTGCAAGAGGGCCTAGAGCAACTTGTGCGTGGCCAGATCGGTCAAGATTGA
- a CDS encoding biotin transporter BioY produces MATKDIVYIALFAGIFAALAVIPPLLFVPPVPITAQSLGPMLAGSILGARRGALAALLFITIMATGLPIMAGGHGGVGVIMGPSGGFILSFPVSAYIIGLLFEINWNRLNLAWAFIYILLGGIIVLYIFGLFWISILFDVQLYKAFLSSCIFIPGDMIKATIAATTAMVIKRTYPLM; encoded by the coding sequence ATGGCCACAAAAGATATCGTATATATTGCACTATTTGCTGGGATATTTGCTGCATTAGCCGTCATACCTCCCCTATTATTCGTACCCCCAGTGCCCATAACCGCTCAATCTTTAGGCCCTATGTTAGCCGGTAGCATTTTAGGCGCTAGGCGAGGTGCTTTAGCCGCTCTGTTATTTATAACCATCATGGCCACTGGCCTGCCTATTATGGCCGGTGGCCATGGCGGCGTAGGTGTGATCATGGGGCCATCTGGTGGGTTTATACTTAGTTTCCCGGTTTCTGCCTATATAATTGGCTTATTATTTGAAATAAATTGGAATAGATTGAATCTAGCTTGGGCCTTTATATACATCCTATTGGGCGGCATCATTGTGCTCTACATTTTTGGTCTATTCTGGATTAGCATCCTATTTGACGTTCAGCTCTACAAAGCTTTTTTATCTTCTTGTATATTTATTCCAGGGGATATGATTAAAGCTACCATTGCAGCTACTACTGCAATGGTTATTAAAAGAACGTATCCTTTGATGTAA
- a CDS encoding dihydrofolate reductase → MVISLIVALSLNSVIGKKNKLPWHLPADLQEFKQRTLGHHLVMGSHTFRSIGRILPGRVSIVVSSTMDQLAVGYHVVRSIEEAISLAKAQGESELFVIGGEKIYIQTLPMAHRIYLTKIHALVAGDTYFPPLGEEWVERDIRSFKADAKNPYDYKFIVLEKKGNK, encoded by the coding sequence ATGGTTATATCTCTTATTGTTGCGTTATCATTAAATAGCGTTATTGGCAAGAAAAATAAGCTGCCATGGCATCTTCCTGCTGATTTACAAGAATTTAAACAACGTACCCTGGGGCATCATTTGGTAATGGGTAGCCATACTTTTCGTTCCATTGGGCGTATTTTACCCGGTCGGGTGAGTATAGTAGTTAGTTCAACAATGGATCAATTGGCTGTGGGCTATCATGTGGTACGCAGTATCGAAGAAGCGATAAGCTTGGCAAAGGCCCAAGGCGAATCGGAGCTATTTGTTATTGGAGGGGAAAAAATTTACATCCAAACTTTGCCTATGGCGCATAGAATTTATTTGACAAAAATTCATGCTCTTGTAGCAGGGGATACCTATTTCCCTCCACTAGGGGAAGAATGGGTGGAACGTGATATACGTTCTTTTAAGGCAGATGCGAAAAATCCTTATGATTATAAATTTATTGTACTGGAAAAGAAAGGCAATAAATAA
- a CDS encoding energy-coupling factor ABC transporter ATP-binding protein — translation MIKIENVSVVFDHFYALKGINITLHEKRIGIIGSNGSGKSTFARLINGLQLPSEGKVAIDHLSTCKHGKAIRRNVGFIFQNPDHQIIFPIVEEDIAFGLKNMGYSKEQVDQSIHDLLTTYGLGHLRYSKSHLLSGGEKQLLAILSVLVMMPSYIVLDEPTTLLDLRNKKKIVQVIDQLPQTILMVTHDLDLLADFDRVLVFEQGCLVADAPPSAAIKAYQKLVYSQLYHE, via the coding sequence ATGATAAAAATAGAAAATGTAAGTGTTGTCTTTGACCATTTTTATGCTTTAAAAGGTATTAATATTACATTACATGAAAAAAGGATTGGCATTATAGGTTCAAATGGCAGCGGTAAAAGTACATTTGCTAGGCTTATCAATGGGCTACAGCTTCCATCTGAAGGGAAAGTAGCAATAGATCACCTATCTACTTGCAAACATGGTAAAGCTATTAGACGCAATGTAGGATTTATTTTTCAAAATCCTGACCATCAAATTATCTTTCCAATCGTAGAAGAGGATATTGCCTTTGGGCTTAAAAACATGGGTTATAGCAAAGAACAGGTAGATCAGTCCATTCATGATTTGCTGACTACCTATGGTTTGGGGCACCTAAGATATAGTAAATCCCATTTGCTGAGTGGTGGTGAAAAACAGCTGCTAGCCATTCTGTCTGTTCTAGTTATGATGCCTAGCTATATTGTATTGGATGAGCCAACTACGCTGTTGGATCTAAGAAATAAGAAAAAAATAGTTCAAGTCATAGACCAACTTCCCCAAACCATTCTAATGGTCACACATGACTTAGATCTGCTGGCTGATTTTGACCGCGTACTGGTTTTTGAGCAAGGATGCTTAGTAGCAGATGCCCCCCCTTCTGCCGCTATAAAAGCCTATCAAAAGTTGGTATATAGCCAATTGTACCATGAATAA
- the dnaN gene encoding DNA polymerase III subunit beta, giving the protein MEFTVSSALLSQQLTAISGVITRNPVVPILENFLFQIDHNRLVVTASDLQTSISAALAIQSDAQVSVAIPARMLLDTVKHLPEQPIRLEINPNAYTVSIQSDSGQYKLAGESANDFPQLATLEDGITLEVEVEVLKNILQKTLFATSNDELKPAMSGLYIELTHAMATFVATDGHRLVRYIREDLSASTQSPIIVPKKALLLLNGLLSGRDKQVGFMFDRHKIQFSIGNISVVSRLVDERYPDYENVIPKEHTSKLAISRPALVSALRRAAIYANKATHQVKLNLVDNQLTISAEDLDFSNEAQEQLICTYEGLPLEIGFNAKLLLDMLTSILTEEVEFFFWGANKAVLIFPKVQNKQEHLLLLIMPIIF; this is encoded by the coding sequence ATGGAGTTCACGGTATCATCAGCTTTGCTGTCACAACAGCTAACTGCCATTAGTGGGGTTATCACCCGTAATCCAGTTGTTCCAATTTTAGAAAACTTTCTTTTTCAGATAGATCATAATCGTTTGGTGGTTACAGCATCAGATTTACAGACCTCTATTAGCGCTGCTTTGGCGATTCAATCAGATGCGCAAGTAAGTGTGGCCATACCTGCGCGTATGTTGCTGGATACCGTTAAGCATCTTCCAGAACAGCCTATTAGATTGGAAATTAATCCAAATGCGTATACCGTTTCTATTCAATCTGATAGCGGGCAGTATAAATTGGCAGGAGAGAGTGCGAATGATTTTCCGCAGCTTGCTACTTTAGAGGATGGAATAACGCTAGAGGTAGAAGTGGAGGTGTTGAAAAATATTTTACAGAAAACCTTATTTGCTACGAGTAATGATGAGTTAAAGCCTGCTATGTCTGGTCTATATATAGAATTAACCCATGCTATGGCTACTTTTGTGGCCACAGATGGTCATCGGTTGGTTCGTTATATTCGTGAAGATCTCTCAGCATCTACCCAGAGCCCTATTATTGTGCCTAAAAAAGCATTGTTACTTTTGAATGGTCTATTGAGTGGTAGAGATAAGCAAGTGGGCTTTATGTTTGATCGCCATAAAATCCAATTTAGTATCGGTAACATTAGTGTGGTTAGTAGATTGGTGGATGAACGTTATCCAGATTACGAAAATGTGATTCCTAAGGAACATACCAGTAAGCTAGCCATCAGTAGACCTGCCTTGGTGAGTGCGCTTAGGCGTGCCGCTATTTATGCGAATAAGGCTACCCATCAGGTCAAGTTGAATCTTGTAGACAATCAATTGACTATTTCAGCAGAAGATTTAGACTTTTCTAATGAAGCACAAGAACAACTTATTTGTACATATGAAGGGTTGCCTTTAGAAATAGGATTTAATGCCAAGCTTTTATTAGATATGTTGACCAGTATCCTAACAGAAGAGGTAGAATTCTTTTTCTGGGGGGCTAATAAAGCGGTGTTAATTTTTCCTAAAGTCCAAAATAAACAGGAGCACTTGCTCTTATTAATTATGCCTATTATTTTTTAG